GATTCACCTGAATAATGTGAGGCAATTCGTTGCAAAACATCTCCTTCCATGAAAAAATGAGTAAGTTAACTACAGAAAATATTAGGGGGAGCGGAGATGAACGACTCGGAAATATGGAAGGCTAGAGAGAAAGCAATGAAGGAGAACTTGAAAGCTAGATTACAGATATCAATTCCTTTTGCGTTTTTACCTCTATTATTAGTTGGATTATTAATGGTTTTTTTACCATTGTATCTAACTACACATGAGATTAAATGGATAATGTACGGCGGTCTATATACTTGTGTAGTGATTATCTTAGGTTATCTTTTGTACAAATATCAAACTAGAGATCTGTAACTTTAATCTTCTTTGATAGCTAGAATGATGCCGGTTTAAACGCGTTACGGAATAACTAAATACTCATAATCGAGCTGCTGGATACTCAAGTGGCTCTTTTTTTTATAATCGGATATCTGGTTCAATAATCGAGAGGAGTCTCAATATGCAAAATCACCTGAAATCTTTTGATCGAAACCGTTCACTCACCGGCCTACTGAAAAGAGACTATGAACTGAACGGCTCTTAAATTTTGGTTGTATTATCGTGCAAAAAATCTACTAATAATTACAGCACTATTTAATAGTCAAATAATCTCAGTCAAATAGTCAAATATTTTCTATTAAAATAGTACACAAAAAAGTTGTCGTTTTCTATGCAAATTATTTGGTTAAATATTACTACATAATATAACTCTGTGTTATAATTGTTTTACCTCAATACTCGATAGATTCCACTATTATATTTTATATCCTGACACTCTATTAATTATACCTGTCGAATATAATATATTTCGGAGCTACATGTTTTGAGGGTATCTGCACTACACATCTTCTAGTATAAAACTAGGAGGTGCTGTGTATGGGAAAGCACAAAGGAGGAAGGAAAATGGCTACACAAATGGCTGCAACTCCAACACTGGATGGCCGTGATGCTGAAAGACTGATCGAGTCCTTAAAGATTAAACCTACCGCAAGATCGAGAGCGAATGCTAAAAAACTTGCCCAGTATTTTGAGGATAAAGAGAAAAGGAACTAACCTTATGACATTTAGCGGATATTCTATAGTCAGGCTATCCGAAGATGATTTGGATGACCTGGCTAATTTTGATTGTGTAAATACATCCGAATACACCAATATTGTCAGAAGAAAAAGAAGGCTTCTGGAGCGTCATTCACACGATATGAATTTGTTTTTATTAAAGGAGTCCTTAGATGAACAGTTTGATGGCTATAATACTACTTTTCTAGCTAAAAATGATAATGGTTTAATTTTAGCATATATGTCTCTTTGTACAGATGCAATACGACTTAATTATCAAGAGAGAAATAACGGAGAAATAGGGTACGAAACCTTTCCTAGCTTAAAGATAGCAAGGCTTGCCGTACATAAAGAGTATCAAAAAATTGGTCTCGGTAAAAACATGATAAAATACGCAGTACATAAATCACTGCAAATGCGTGAAGATTTTTGTGGTGTTAAGTTCTTGACTCTTGATTGCTTTCCACATAGATTAGGTTACTACATAGATACTATTGGATTTGTTAAAAACCAGGAATCACAACATCCTAATGGTTCTGATGAACTTATTAGTTTAAGATTAAACATTGATGAATACCTAGATAAATTGGAATAGTCACTCCCTCATCGGAGTGGCTTTTTTGATGTTTACTATTTCGTGTATTCCTCTAACTCCAGGACGAGGACAACACTGAGATACGCGCTGAGGAGAGGAAACGAGAACAACACAAAAGGTATTTGGTTCAATAAATGAAAAGATACATTGCCTCCTGAATTCCTGGGGGCTTATTTTAGTTTTTAAATGGTGGTGATGATTTCATTTCAACCGTAATTAGAGTAAAGGTGTGAATTTTAATGTCAAAGAGAGAGATTATCGTCTATAGGATTTTGATTTGTTCTCTTGTTCTATTTTTTATACTGAGCCTATTTATTACCTATAATAATAGTCATAGTCGAGAGATTACCAATACCAACACAAATACAATCAATATTGATACTACGGATAAACGGGAAGGTCAATTAAACATTAATCTCTGTAGCAGAGAAGCATTAATAGCATTACCTGGAGTTGGTAACGTATTGGCAGATCGAATTATTGAAGGTAGACCATACATAGATGTGTATGCTTTAGACAGAGTTGACGGTATAGGGCAAGAGACAATCGAATTATTAAAAGGAAAAGTGGTGTTCTAATGGAAATCGCTGTGATTACAAAAACTGCTATTGAGTGGTTGAAGAATGGATTATACATTCCATTCTTTGTCTTAATGATTGGCATTCTGTGCTTCTATGTTATTAAGTGGCTTAGACAGGATAGTAAAGAGCGTGAAGAGATGTTGTTGAAGGAAACAGAAAATAGTAAACAAATATTGCTTAATATTATAGAAACTAATAAGGACGAAGCTCAAGAGCGTGAATCTAGATTAATGGTTCATCTCGATAAGATGGCTGAGTCAAACGCAAAAACAGCTACTACGCTTGAGCGGCTTGAAATTCGAATGGAGAGAATTGAAGGCAATATTATAGGCATGAAGGGAAGTTTTTAATATGGATTGGAGTATTGTTTCAAGTTTCATCACGCCTGAACTTATGATTGTCGTTATCGTTTGTAATGTTATTGGATATATCTTGAAGAAAACACCAAAGGTTCCAAACTGGAGTATCGTCTATATCGTTACAGGATTTGCTGTAGCGCTTGCTATGGTTCTTGTTGGTCAAGTGTAACCTCATTTATTCAAGGTGTTCTGTGCGGTGCTGTGAGCGTCTACGGGCATCAGTTAGTTACTCAGACTACTAAGGTTAAGGAGTGAGTACCGTGACTAAGGATGAAGTACTCAAAAAGTCAGCAGTTCTATTAGATGGTTTACATCCATTAGTAAAACAAGCAACGATTAAACTAATCGGTGACTGCTATGATAAAGGAATATACATACGCATTACGCAAGGCTTGCGCACTATTGCAGAACAGAACGCATTATATGCGCAAGGCAGAACAACTAAAGGCCCAATTGTAACCAATGCAAGAGGTGGATACTCTTGGCATAACTTCGGATATGCCATTGATTTTGTATTGATTGATTCCGCTTATGACATGAAAGCAGATAAATTCATTAACAAGGTTGCTGATTGGTCAGAGGTTGCACAGTTAGCTAAGACTATTGGATTTGAATGGGGCGGGGATTGGACATCATTTAAAGATTATCCACATTTTCAAATGACGTTTGGACTAACACTTGTTGATGCAAGAAACGGAAAGAAGCCGACTCAGGCACAACTAAACGCCGTGTTAACGATAGTTCAGCCTGAACCATTGAAAGAGGGTGTTAATATGCTTAAGATTAAAGCAATCCTAACAAAAGATAACAGTGTGATTGAGGGATTTAACAAAGACAATGTAAACTATATCCCTGTTTCAGCCTTGACTAAACTTGGACTAAAAGTAAGCTGGGATAATATTAATAAGAAGCTTTATATTTCTTAATCTATAGGTGTGATGCGAATATGCATTGCACCTATTTTTTTCTAGTGGATGTGGTTTGAGAATTGTGATTGATACTTTCTTCAGATATAATAGATATGAATCACGATACTATGTATCAAGATTTAAACCGTAAGCCAATAAAGTGATTGGAAAACTACATAACTAAGAAGAATAATCCCTTATACTACAAGCCTTTTTTTATTCTAAATTCATCTTATCCTGCACTAACTCAGAGTTTATTGCCATGGTCGCCGACAAGCTGCGCATTGAGCATAAGGTGTCTTGAAAGGGTTAGGAGCAGGATAGCATAACATAACAATAAATACCACTTGCTAATGGGAAATTGTATTCCTAATAGCAGGTGGTATTTTGTTTCACTGGACACAGGTCCGATGTACAGGAAAAGCCGAACACAATGGGAATCTAATCGAAAAACCGATCAGATTCGGCGCTGCGTAGGCATGTGGACCGAATGTAATCGAAAAACCGATCAGATTCGGCGCTGCGTAGGCACGTGGACCGAATGTAATCGAAAAACCGATTAGATTCGGCACTGCGTAGGCACGTGGCCCAAATGTAATCGAAAAACCGATTACATTCGGCGCTGCTGCGATGATGTAAAGGCCTAACTTCGCAGCCCGTGAGATTGCAGGAAAATCTTGCAAGAAGTGCAGCAATGCTGCCTAATCAAAGAAAATTTTGTTGAAATCCTGCAAGAAAAGCAACAATGTGGCTCCATACAAGCGGCGGTGAGAGAAGGCAACAGCATCCTTAAGTAATTTCATATACAAAAAGCCCTAAATAAATAGGCGTATTTTTACAAATTTATTTTAATTTTATATGACTGTTTATAGAAATAATTAAACCAATGAGAGGGAAGCCTATTGAAAAAAAGGCACGGATGTGTTGTTAATTGTTGTATTTGTTGTAGTTATAGGAATTTGGATACTACTTATAGAGTTGAAGAGTGGGAAGAATATACATATTAAAAAAGAAGAGATAGCGGTGATTACAGAGAAAGAAAAGATTGAGATTTTAGGAATTAAAAACCTTACGGCTGATGGTAAGCCAATTTGATAAATCAAGTCACTCCTTCATGGAGTGGCTTTTTTTAGTTATAATGAAGGGATAAGCAAAGGAGGTGGGAGGAATGATAGCGCAGTTTTTTTTAGGGATTTGGATGCTCACACAAGCGGCTTGTCATTTTTTTGGGTTTGATGTGTTCCTTCGGCAATCCGTGAGGGATAGCTTGAGTAAGGATGAGCGGGCTTCTTTCCAAAGAGGGATGGTCCTGCCCTATCTCATATTAGGGATGACTTTTATTGGAATGGGGATTGTTGAGCGTAAGGGGAGCCTGTCCATGCCGGTTTTCCTGGGCCTGTATATTATATTGTGTGCGGCGTCCTTAGCCGGGATTTTAAGGAATAACAAAAAACACCTGGGCTATTATATGTGATGAATCTGTAGCAGCTTGTTACCGGATTGGCTGCCCCCGGAGCGTTGGAGACTGCGGTGCAGCTCCGGCGCTTTGCTTGTGACTGCGGCAGAATGGTTTCTGCTTCAGCTCCTATATTGATTCGATAATTCCTGCAGCAGTCTTCCTATTTGTCCCCGTAAAGCAACAGGCTGGCGTACATGGGCTTCCAATCCGAATCCCAGAAAAAAATGTGCGGCCCAGTTCAGATAACTCTCACTGATCTGAGTATGTATAACGCCTGACCCATCCTCATGCACTTCAATCGACTGGGACAGCCATATCTCAGATTGGCAGCGTCTAACGCCCTCAGGCGTCAGATCAACTACCAGCTCCACCAGATCCCTATCCTCCATCTGCATCACCCAATGGCGAATATTGGCCTCCTGGGGGGCTAAATTGTAAGTTAGTTTGGTATCTGCTGCTGGAACACACGCTTTCACCCGATCTACACGGAACACCCGCAGCTCCTCGGCTGCCCCGCAATACGCCCGGCAATACCACAACCCGTTCACTGTATAGACACCAAGAGGTAGAATGTCCCGCTCGCTCCGTTCCTTGGCTTCATAAACGATATGGACGGTCTGTTGCTCCAAAGCCGCTTCCAGTAAATCTCTTAGACAAGGAAGGTCCAGATCATGGGGAGGTATCCAGAACACCAGACGCTCTTGCATCCGCTGGATCGCTGCTTTCCTGTCCGCTGTCATGTAATGCAGGAATTTTTGCAGCGCGGTGTTCACCTCATCGTCGAACGGGAGAGCTTTATAGTTCTGAAGCGACTGGCAGGCAAAAAACAAAGCCATCGCCTCATACTCCGTGAAGCTGATCGGCGGAAGTACCTTTTCGCGCAGTACGCGGTACCCCCCATGAGCTCCAGCCTGGGAATATAGAGGCACTCCCAGCTCACTCAGCTCCGTCAGATCGCGGATCATGGTCCGCCGGGATACGCCGCACTCGTCAGCTAACTCCTGTATCGTGAACTTCCTGCGTTCATTCACCAGCATAATTAATTGGATGAGGCGTTGTGATTTGTTCACTTTCATACTCCCTTGGGATTTAAATTTGAAATAGTGCCATGGTTTGGCACTATTCTTCTTTATACTAAACCATATTAGTGAAGTCAAGCCAACGACACAGCTAACAATAACCTTAGAGGAGCAACGAACATGACACAAGCATCAACTTCTTATGTACTGGAATTGGTTGTATTTCATTTAAAGCAAGACACAAACGAGGCCAGTTTCCTCGAAGCTGCACGGACCTTAACCCAATTTCTGCACACCCAGATTCCCGGCTTCCAGTCCCGCAATCTGATGCATACCGCAGATCATAGCCAATGGACCGATATGATCTACTGGTCAACAATGGAAATGGCGCTGGCAGCGATGGAACGGCTTCATTCTGCACCGGAGTTTCGGAATTTTGCCGGTATGATCGACTCCCAGGGCATTCAAATGATGCATCTCACTGTGGCAGAATCCGCTTCCGGGAATGCTAAGGAGGGCTCAGCTCATGCATAAAGTTACTGTTATTGGCCTCGGAGCCATGGGAGCAGCCATCGCGGCAGTACTGGTAGAGCAGAATTACCAGGTTACGGTATGGAACCGCACCCCAGCAAGAGCAGATGCACTTATCCGTCGCGGGGCGATTCTCGCATCCAGTGCTGCTTCAGCCATAGCTGCCAGTCCGATCACGATTATCTGTGTAGCCGATTACCAAGTGACCACAAATATCCTGGACCAGGAGTCTGTGAAGTATGCTCTGGCCGGCCGCGTGCTGATTCAGCTCAGTACCGGGAGTCCTCAGCAAGCCCGTGACCTTGAAGCGTGGGCCGCTGGAGCGGGGGCGGCATATCTGGATGGAGCTATTGTGGCATCACCACCGCAGATAGGCAGCGCGGGAGCCACAATCTTCGCCTCAGGCAGCATGAGCGCTTGGGGACAGAGTGAGTCGCTTTTATACAAGCTTGCCGGTAACGTAGCTTATCACGGTGAACAAGTCAGCGCA
The sequence above is a segment of the Paenibacillus sp. FSL R7-0204 genome. Coding sequences within it:
- a CDS encoding GNAT family N-acetyltransferase; the protein is MTFSGYSIVRLSEDDLDDLANFDCVNTSEYTNIVRRKRRLLERHSHDMNLFLLKESLDEQFDGYNTTFLAKNDNGLILAYMSLCTDAIRLNYQERNNGEIGYETFPSLKIARLAVHKEYQKIGLGKNMIKYAVHKSLQMREDFCGVKFLTLDCFPHRLGYYIDTIGFVKNQESQHPNGSDELISLRLNIDEYLDKLE
- a CDS encoding ComEA family DNA-binding protein, with the protein product MSKREIIVYRILICSLVLFFILSLFITYNNSHSREITNTNTNTINIDTTDKREGQLNINLCSREALIALPGVGNVLADRIIEGRPYIDVYALDRVDGIGQETIELLKGKVVF
- a CDS encoding phage holin family protein; the protein is MDWSIVSSFITPELMIVVIVCNVIGYILKKTPKVPNWSIVYIVTGFAVALAMVLVGQV
- a CDS encoding M15 family metallopeptidase, which produces MTKDEVLKKSAVLLDGLHPLVKQATIKLIGDCYDKGIYIRITQGLRTIAEQNALYAQGRTTKGPIVTNARGGYSWHNFGYAIDFVLIDSAYDMKADKFINKVADWSEVAQLAKTIGFEWGGDWTSFKDYPHFQMTFGLTLVDARNGKKPTQAQLNAVLTIVQPEPLKEGVNMLKIKAILTKDNSVIEGFNKDNVNYIPVSALTKLGLKVSWDNINKKLYIS
- a CDS encoding helix-turn-helix transcriptional regulator, which encodes MKVNKSQRLIQLIMLVNERRKFTIQELADECGVSRRTMIRDLTELSELGVPLYSQAGAHGGYRVLREKVLPPISFTEYEAMALFFACQSLQNYKALPFDDEVNTALQKFLHYMTADRKAAIQRMQERLVFWIPPHDLDLPCLRDLLEAALEQQTVHIVYEAKERSERDILPLGVYTVNGLWYCRAYCGAAEELRVFRVDRVKACVPAADTKLTYNLAPQEANIRHWVMQMEDRDLVELVVDLTPEGVRRCQSEIWLSQSIEVHEDGSGVIHTQISESYLNWAAHFFLGFGLEAHVRQPVALRGQIGRLLQELSNQYRS
- a CDS encoding NAD(P)-dependent oxidoreductase; protein product: MHKVTVIGLGAMGAAIAAVLVEQNYQVTVWNRTPARADALIRRGAILASSAASAIAASPITIICVADYQVTTNILDQESVKYALAGRVLIQLSTGSPQQARDLEAWAAGAGAAYLDGAIVASPPQIGSAGATIFASGSMSAWGQSESLLYKLAGNVAYHGEQVSAAASTDLAFLAYLFGSYLGFFHAARILETDDLSVEAFGEMIAQVSPVIGEVMKYQGTVIQSNSYNQPLSSLQMSMTSIELLTLQARESGINNEFPRFAENLFQKALHAGYGSEEVAALVKVLR